Proteins encoded within one genomic window of Streptomyces profundus:
- a CDS encoding VOC family protein, producing the protein MTHLSYEVFHKDVPTLVEFYVRVLGFRAPEESKSSEVSETSAPLEYVVVRRGDVRVGCCRHDEADPTPRRPPGGSEIVLRVDDVRAEHARVVSSGWPLADALRTRPWGLTDFRVFDPAGQYLRITSATAEG; encoded by the coding sequence TTGACGCATCTGTCCTACGAGGTGTTTCACAAGGACGTCCCCACGTTGGTGGAGTTCTACGTCCGGGTCCTGGGCTTCCGAGCGCCCGAGGAGTCCAAGTCATCGGAGGTCTCGGAAACCTCCGCGCCCCTGGAGTATGTCGTCGTCCGCCGGGGGGACGTGCGCGTCGGCTGCTGCCGTCACGACGAGGCGGACCCCACGCCGCGTCGACCGCCGGGCGGCAGCGAGATCGTCCTGCGGGTCGACGACGTCAGGGCCGAACACGCCCGGGTGGTCTCCAGCGGCTGGCCGCTCGCGGACGCGCTGCGGACGCGGCCCTGGGGGCTGACGGACTTCCGCGTCTTCGACCCGGCCGGGCAGTACCTGCGGATCACCAGCGCGACGGCGGAGGGCTGA
- a CDS encoding MMPL family transporter: protein MRPTSHAGQPAGGQPRGGEPHGGEPPRVGAAEPPAGGGGVFARLAGFSFRYRKASLGLWLLVLVGVWALASVVGDDYREDYSLPGTDSQAALELLAEHGSDQGGDTVEIVLHAEGGLADAAVEQRVEAMLAEVEVLPRVAGVHSLYDDGSAVSADGTVGYATVVLDTQAEQMPVEDTERILDTAREARSDALQVELGGDAARALGEGEGGAAEGMGILAALVILVLMFGSVLAAGLPVITALFAVGSTLGAIVLASHLFTIADYTVYVMMLVGLGVGIDYALLIFTRYRAELVAGASPERATRGALDAAGRTVFFAGCTVIVALLGLVALGLGSLQGIALSVALTVLATMLASLTLLPALLGLFGDRFARHFPARARKRAEKGKSPTGTAWRRLGGAVQRRPVVALTAAVVALLALAAPALDLRLGMADAGNDPADSTSRAAYDLLSDGFGPGFNGPLVIVTDGGDQGAEAAAGEAAETLGSLGSVAAVTPPQPTEDGQVATLIVFPTSSPQDEATSDLVGELRDTVLPAVGERTGADYLVGGATAATEDYSAKVAERMPLFVAIVVGVSVLLLMAVFRSVLIPLKAALLNLLSIGAALGAMTLVFQEGWFGVEPGPIEAYLPVMIFAIVFGLSMDYEIFLVSRMHEEWERHRDHQLAVREGLAHTGAVISAAGAIMVVVFGAFMLSPDRLLQQMGFGMAVAILVDAVVIRCLIVPAAMQLMGRHAWWLPAPLARILPKVELERHEDPAVEVRERTPAR from the coding sequence ATGAGGCCCACATCGCACGCCGGTCAGCCGGCCGGTGGCCAACCCCGCGGCGGGGAGCCGCACGGCGGGGAGCCGCCCCGTGTTGGGGCGGCTGAACCCCCGGCGGGGGGAGGCGGGGTGTTCGCCCGGCTCGCCGGGTTCTCGTTCCGGTATCGGAAGGCGTCGCTCGGGCTGTGGCTGCTGGTGCTGGTCGGGGTCTGGGCGTTGGCCTCGGTCGTCGGGGACGACTACCGGGAGGACTACTCGCTGCCGGGCACCGACTCCCAGGCGGCGCTTGAGCTGTTGGCGGAGCACGGCTCCGACCAGGGCGGCGACACCGTCGAGATCGTGTTGCACGCCGAGGGCGGCCTCGCCGACGCCGCCGTCGAGCAGCGGGTCGAGGCGATGTTGGCCGAGGTCGAGGTGCTGCCCCGCGTCGCGGGCGTGCACAGTCTCTATGACGACGGGTCGGCCGTCTCGGCGGACGGCACCGTCGGATACGCCACGGTCGTGCTGGACACCCAGGCCGAACAGATGCCCGTCGAGGACACCGAGCGCATCCTGGACACCGCGCGGGAAGCGCGGAGCGACGCGCTCCAGGTCGAGTTGGGCGGCGACGCCGCCCGCGCGCTGGGGGAGGGGGAGGGCGGCGCGGCCGAGGGCATGGGCATCCTGGCCGCCCTGGTGATCCTGGTGTTGATGTTCGGCTCGGTGCTGGCCGCCGGGCTGCCCGTGATCACCGCGCTGTTCGCGGTCGGTTCCACGCTGGGCGCCATCGTGCTGGCGTCGCATCTGTTCACCATCGCCGACTACACGGTCTACGTGATGATGCTGGTCGGTTTGGGCGTCGGCATCGACTACGCGTTGTTGATCTTCACCCGCTACCGCGCCGAGTTGGTCGCGGGCGCCAGCCCCGAGCGGGCGACGCGCGGCGCGCTGGACGCGGCGGGGCGGACGGTGTTCTTCGCCGGCTGCACGGTGATCGTCGCGCTGCTCGGCCTGGTCGCCCTCGGCCTCGGTTCGCTCCAGGGCATCGCCCTGTCCGTGGCGCTGACCGTGCTGGCCACCATGTTGGCCTCGCTCACGCTGCTGCCCGCGCTGCTCGGTCTCTTCGGCGACCGGTTCGCCCGGCACTTCCCGGCGCGGGCCAGGAAGCGGGCCGAGAAGGGCAAGTCCCCGACCGGCACCGCCTGGCGGCGGCTCGGCGGGGCCGTGCAGCGGCGTCCCGTGGTCGCGCTGACGGCGGCGGTGGTGGCGCTGCTCGCGCTGGCCGCGCCCGCGCTCGACCTGCGCCTCGGCATGGCGGACGCCGGCAACGACCCGGCGGACTCGACGAGTCGGGCCGCCTACGACCTGCTCTCCGACGGCTTCGGCCCCGGCTTCAACGGGCCGCTGGTGATCGTCACCGACGGCGGTGACCAGGGCGCCGAGGCGGCGGCGGGGGAGGCCGCCGAGACGCTCGGGAGCCTCGGCTCGGTGGCGGCCGTCACTCCGCCGCAGCCGACGGAGGACGGGCAGGTCGCGACGTTGATCGTGTTCCCGACGTCGTCGCCGCAGGACGAGGCCACCTCCGATCTGGTGGGCGAGCTGCGCGACACCGTGCTGCCCGCCGTGGGCGAACGCACCGGTGCCGACTACCTGGTCGGGGGTGCCACGGCGGCCACCGAGGACTACTCGGCGAAGGTCGCCGAGCGGATGCCGCTCTTCGTGGCCATCGTGGTCGGCGTCTCGGTGCTGCTGTTGATGGCCGTCTTCCGTTCGGTGCTGATCCCGCTGAAGGCGGCGCTGTTGAACCTGCTGAGCATCGGCGCCGCGCTGGGCGCCATGACGCTGGTCTTCCAGGAGGGCTGGTTCGGGGTGGAGCCGGGGCCGATCGAGGCGTACCTCCCGGTGATGATCTTCGCCATCGTCTTCGGCCTCTCCATGGACTACGAGATCTTCCTGGTCTCGCGGATGCACGAGGAGTGGGAGCGGCACCGGGACCACCAGTTGGCCGTCCGGGAGGGACTGGCCCACACCGGCGCGGTGATCAGCGCGGCCGGCGCGATCATGGTGGTGGTCTTCGGCGCCTTCATGCTCAGCCCCGACCGGCTGTTGCAGCAGATGGGATTCGGGATGGCGGTGGCGATCCTGGTGGACGCCGTGGTCATCCGGTGCCTGATCGTCCCCGCCGCGATGCAGCTGATGGGCCGCCACGCCTGGTGGCTGCCGGCCCCGTTGGCGCGGATTCTGCCGAAGGTGGAACTGGAGCGGCACGAAGACCCGGCGGTCGAGGTGCGGGAGCGGACGCCGGCGCGGTAG
- a CDS encoding ankyrin repeat domain-containing protein codes for MTGPAPESNEPAHDPEVLQLAAKVFDLARDGDTDTVAAYVDAGVPPNLSNDKGDTLLMLAAYHGHVATVEALLERGADPARSNDKGQTPIAGAVFKNESAVVRVLLAAGADPSAGQPSAVDTARMFGRTELLSLFGAR; via the coding sequence ATGACCGGCCCGGCACCGGAGAGCAACGAGCCCGCCCACGACCCCGAGGTGCTCCAGCTCGCGGCGAAGGTGTTCGACCTGGCCAGGGACGGGGACACGGACACCGTCGCCGCCTATGTGGACGCGGGCGTCCCACCGAACCTCAGCAACGACAAGGGCGACACCCTGCTGATGCTGGCGGCCTACCACGGCCATGTGGCCACCGTCGAGGCGCTGCTGGAGCGCGGCGCCGACCCGGCGCGCAGCAACGACAAGGGGCAGACGCCGATCGCCGGCGCGGTCTTCAAGAACGAGTCGGCGGTGGTCCGCGTCCTGCTGGCCGCCGGCGCCGACCCGTCGGCGGGACAGCCGTCGGCGGTGGACACGGCGCGGATGTTCGGCCGGACGGAGCTGCTGTCGCTCTTCGGCGCGCGGTAG
- a CDS encoding HAD family hydrolase yields MRGLISHAHCVLFDFDGPVCQLFAVRSAASVAERLRELTDELAVSALLTPELRTSPDPHRVLRGIARQRPAPEVVSRLEAALTREEVRAAGSAAPTPYAATLIAALATRGRQVAIATNNSPLAAVRYLERLRLSGYVGGRVHGRTADLSLLKPHPDSVLRALGSTGTLPARAVMIGDSLADHAAADAAGVPFLGYALDDAGEDAFRAAGAEHVVRSLQWVLAALGQ; encoded by the coding sequence ATGAGAGGACTCATTAGTCACGCACACTGTGTTCTCTTCGACTTCGACGGCCCCGTCTGCCAACTCTTCGCGGTCCGCTCGGCCGCATCGGTCGCCGAGCGGCTCAGGGAACTGACCGACGAGTTGGCGGTCTCGGCGCTGCTGACGCCGGAGCTGCGGACCTCCCCCGACCCCCACCGGGTGCTGCGGGGGATAGCCCGGCAGCGGCCGGCCCCCGAGGTGGTGAGCCGGCTGGAGGCGGCACTCACCCGCGAGGAAGTGCGCGCGGCCGGCTCGGCCGCCCCGACCCCCTATGCCGCCACCCTGATCGCCGCGTTGGCGACCAGGGGGCGCCAGGTGGCCATCGCCACCAACAACTCCCCCCTGGCGGCCGTCCGTTATCTGGAACGGCTGCGGCTCTCCGGCTATGTGGGCGGCCGGGTGCACGGCCGCACCGCGGATCTCTCCCTGCTCAAGCCGCACCCCGACTCGGTGCTGCGCGCCCTCGGCTCGACCGGCACGCTGCCGGCGCGCGCGGTCATGATCGGCGACAGCCTCGCCGACCACGCGGCGGCCGACGCCGCCGGCGTGCCGTTCCTCGGCTACGCGCTCGACGACGCGGGGGAGGACGCGTTTCGTGCGGCGGGCGCGGAGCATGTGGTGCGCTCCCTGCAATGGGTACTGGCCGCCCTCGGTCAGTGA
- a CDS encoding sensor histidine kinase — translation MLARLASAFHWDRLSMVGGAALLVDGALLFGAAAGGDPSRAVAGWVLVLIATVALGLRHRWPVGVALVALVVAIVYYPVTPVDGPAPLAVYIIALYTVARSGQPTTAVAIAVFTLLVITWGEMLLTSEERHVDDMSMVLFGGWFLSVIALGHAVRLRHAHQHEAEQRVLAAERERDLRAQQSATEERLRLARELHDVLGHNISLIHVRSTAALHRGAKRPGETAELVSALELVRDTSKEALRELRATLGVLRQVDEAAPVEPAAGLERLGELVHRAADSGLDIRVETTGEARVLSPGISLAAYRIVQESITNITRHARASEAVVRVAYTDRELRLCVEDNGEGAAPGAEGSGILGMTTRARALGGDLTARNRADGHGFHVTARLPVTTP, via the coding sequence ATGCTTGCCCGTTTGGCCTCGGCGTTCCACTGGGACCGCCTGTCGATGGTGGGCGGGGCCGCCCTGCTGGTGGACGGCGCGCTGCTCTTCGGCGCCGCCGCGGGGGGAGATCCGTCCCGCGCCGTGGCCGGCTGGGTGCTGGTGCTGATCGCCACCGTCGCGCTCGGGCTGCGGCACCGCTGGCCGGTCGGCGTGGCGCTGGTGGCGCTGGTGGTGGCCATCGTCTACTACCCGGTCACCCCGGTGGACGGGCCGGCGCCGCTCGCCGTCTACATCATCGCGCTCTACACGGTCGCCCGCAGCGGCCAGCCGACCACCGCCGTCGCGATCGCCGTTTTCACCCTCCTGGTGATCACCTGGGGCGAGATGTTGTTGACCAGCGAGGAACGCCATGTGGACGACATGTCGATGGTGCTCTTCGGCGGCTGGTTCCTGAGCGTGATCGCCCTCGGCCACGCCGTGCGGCTCAGACACGCGCACCAGCACGAGGCGGAGCAGCGGGTGCTCGCCGCCGAACGCGAGCGCGACCTCCGCGCCCAGCAGTCGGCGACGGAGGAACGCCTGCGGCTGGCAAGGGAGTTGCACGATGTGCTGGGCCACAACATCTCCCTGATCCACGTCCGCAGCACGGCCGCGCTGCACCGGGGCGCCAAACGCCCCGGGGAGACGGCGGAGCTGGTCAGCGCCCTGGAGCTGGTGCGCGACACCAGCAAGGAGGCGCTGCGCGAACTCCGCGCCACGCTCGGCGTTCTGCGTCAGGTCGACGAGGCGGCGCCCGTCGAACCGGCGGCCGGTCTCGAACGGCTCGGCGAGCTGGTGCACCGCGCGGCCGACAGCGGCCTCGACATCCGGGTCGAGACCACGGGGGAGGCGCGGGTGCTCTCGCCCGGCATCTCCCTCGCCGCGTACCGGATCGTCCAGGAGTCCATCACCAACATCACCCGGCACGCGCGCGCCAGCGAGGCCGTGGTCCGCGTCGCCTACACGGACCGCGAACTGCGCCTGTGCGTCGAGGACAACGGCGAGGGCGCCGCGCCGGGCGCGGAGGGCAGCGGCATCCTCGGCATGACCACCCGCGCCCGCGCCCTCGGCGGCGACCTCACCGCCCGCAACCGCGCCGACGGCCACGGCTTCCACGTCACCGCCCGCCTGCCCGTCACCACCCCCTGA
- a CDS encoding DUF4241 domain-containing protein, giving the protein MPLPAPDIARLFTLGSVFRGSRGETSTVNALPEAPLTLPSGRVAACDPLIGIEDGVEPFVDEVPPGTYPVVLSIVEVAEPDAPEFAHDRAAAAWLRVSDEPAVSWSLALVAGQDTKGLADDEWIGYGVDTGTGCFVDAVAAPRLTRLLGEDGDDLIDAIYGRDVPPPPLPSAVVDRESGFGLVGFPTGWGDGAYPTWVGHDATGRVTGFVTSFFVADDPENADAPENADAPENADAG; this is encoded by the coding sequence ATGCCTCTGCCCGCGCCCGATATCGCCCGCCTGTTCACGCTGGGCAGTGTTTTCCGCGGTTCTCGTGGCGAGACCAGCACCGTCAACGCGCTGCCCGAGGCGCCGTTGACGCTGCCATCGGGGCGGGTGGCCGCCTGCGATCCGCTGATCGGGATCGAGGACGGCGTCGAGCCGTTCGTCGACGAGGTGCCGCCCGGCACGTACCCGGTGGTGCTGTCGATCGTCGAGGTGGCGGAGCCGGACGCCCCGGAGTTCGCCCATGACCGGGCCGCCGCCGCCTGGCTGCGGGTCAGCGACGAGCCGGCGGTCAGCTGGTCGTTGGCGCTGGTCGCCGGCCAGGACACCAAGGGCCTCGCGGACGACGAGTGGATCGGGTACGGCGTGGACACGGGCACCGGCTGCTTCGTGGACGCCGTCGCGGCCCCCCGGCTCACCCGCCTCCTGGGCGAGGACGGCGACGATCTGATCGACGCCATCTACGGCCGGGACGTGCCACCGCCGCCGCTGCCCAGCGCCGTGGTGGATCGGGAGTCCGGATTCGGCCTGGTCGGCTTTCCCACCGGCTGGGGCGACGGCGCCTACCCCACCTGGGTCGGCCACGACGCGACGGGCCGCGTCACGGGCTTCGTGACCAGCTTCTTCGTGGCCGACGACCCCGAGAACGCCGACGCCCCCGAGAACGCCGACGCCCCTGAGAACGCCGACGCCGGCTGA
- a CDS encoding amidohydrolase family protein gives MSAERFELPPLVDQHCHRVLSEVPLNVTEFERWLSESPHPPAAGTSYFDSQLGLAVRRWCAPALGLPAYATPADYLATRRALGPTEALRRLLHAADIGTLLVDTGLPAGDLRSGPGGEPVRGWDRRGRSSGRGGWTDDGAGYVDRRLDDGWAAEGRPGSRRPGNRGPFADPAPEPGTGPGRAGRHGDGSAGAAGTWLTPAELARAAGAGAFEVTRLESLAEDAADRAGRDTDAFLAGLARAIGRARARSVAFKSVVAYRHGLHLAPAPPSRAELWTAAEHWLLTRPAGGRLSNPVLARHLLWSAVETGLPLQLHTGFGDPDLRLHRADPALLTDFVRAVGPTGCPLVLLHCYPFHRQAAHLAAVHPHVQVDLGLTLSHVGSRAGAVLTETLELAPFGKVLFSTDAYGLPELYLVGARQFRHALTEALTQLAPPRAEWQRIAALLAADNARRVYRLT, from the coding sequence ATGAGCGCCGAACGTTTCGAACTGCCGCCGTTGGTTGACCAGCACTGCCATCGAGTGCTGAGCGAAGTCCCATTGAACGTGACCGAGTTCGAACGCTGGCTCTCCGAGTCCCCGCATCCGCCGGCGGCCGGCACCAGCTACTTCGACAGCCAACTGGGCCTCGCGGTCCGCCGCTGGTGCGCCCCGGCGCTCGGCCTCCCCGCCTACGCCACCCCCGCCGACTACCTCGCCACCCGCCGCGCGCTCGGCCCCACCGAGGCCCTCCGCCGCCTCCTCCACGCCGCCGACATCGGCACCCTCCTCGTCGACACCGGCCTGCCCGCCGGTGACCTCCGGTCGGGTCCGGGTGGGGAGCCGGTCCGTGGGTGGGACAGGAGGGGGCGGTCCAGTGGCAGGGGTGGGTGGACGGACGACGGTGCGGGTTATGTCGACCGCCGCCTGGACGACGGCTGGGCAGCCGAAGGCCGCCCCGGCAGTCGCCGCCCAGGCAACCGGGGCCCGTTCGCCGACCCAGCACCCGAACCCGGCACCGGCCCCGGGCGGGCCGGGCGCCATGGGGATGGTTCGGCCGGCGCGGCCGGCACGTGGTTGACACCCGCGGAGTTGGCGCGCGCCGCCGGGGCCGGCGCGTTCGAGGTGACGCGGCTGGAGAGCCTGGCCGAGGACGCCGCCGACCGTGCCGGGCGGGACACCGACGCGTTCCTCGCCGGCCTGGCCCGGGCGATCGGCCGGGCGCGGGCCAGGTCGGTGGCGTTCAAGTCCGTCGTCGCCTACCGGCACGGGCTGCATCTGGCGCCCGCCCCGCCCAGCAGGGCCGAGCTGTGGACCGCGGCCGAACACTGGCTGCTCACCCGTCCGGCCGGCGGCCGGCTGAGCAACCCGGTGCTGGCGCGGCATCTCCTCTGGTCCGCCGTGGAGACGGGGCTCCCGCTCCAACTCCACACCGGCTTCGGTGACCCCGACCTGCGCCTGCACCGCGCGGACCCGGCGCTGCTCACCGACTTCGTGCGGGCCGTGGGACCCACCGGATGCCCGCTGGTGCTGCTGCACTGCTACCCGTTCCACCGCCAGGCCGCCCATCTGGCGGCCGTCCACCCCCATGTCCAGGTGGACCTCGGCCTGACGCTGAGCCATGTCGGCAGCCGCGCCGGCGCGGTCCTCACCGAGACGTTGGAGCTGGCCCCGTTCGGCAAGGTGCTGTTCTCCACGGACGCCTACGGCCTGCCGGAGCTGTATCTGGTCGGCGCGCGGCAGTTCCGGCACGCGCTGACCGAGGCCCTGACCCAGCTGGCGCCGCCGCGCGCCGAGTGGCAGCGGATCGCCGCCCTGCTGGCCGCCGACAACGCCCGCCGCGTCTACCGCCTCACCTGA
- a CDS encoding response regulator yields the protein MNAGRPGRANGQRVRVLLADDQMLVRAGFRSILADEEDIEVVGEAGNGAEAVALAEELRPDVVLMDIRMPEMDGLAATEKIVGNERLSEVRVVILTTFDVDDYVYGALRAGASGFLVKDTEPMELLHAIRVCARGDALIAPTITRRLIAEFAGRVKQPAPSPRLNALTEREREVMVLVGAGLTNDEIARRLVLSPATAKTHVSRIMTKLAVRDRAQLVILAYETGMITPGWMS from the coding sequence ATGAACGCGGGGCGCCCGGGGCGGGCCAACGGACAGCGGGTGCGAGTCCTGCTCGCCGACGACCAGATGCTGGTGAGGGCCGGTTTCCGGTCGATCCTCGCGGACGAGGAGGACATCGAGGTCGTGGGCGAGGCCGGCAATGGCGCCGAGGCCGTCGCACTGGCCGAAGAACTGCGCCCCGACGTCGTGTTGATGGACATCAGGATGCCCGAGATGGACGGTCTCGCGGCCACCGAGAAGATCGTCGGCAACGAGCGGCTCTCCGAGGTGCGGGTCGTCATCCTGACCACCTTCGATGTCGACGACTACGTCTACGGCGCGTTGCGCGCCGGCGCCTCCGGGTTCCTGGTGAAGGACACCGAACCGATGGAGCTGCTGCACGCCATCCGGGTCTGCGCGCGCGGCGACGCGTTGATCGCGCCGACGATCACCCGCCGCCTGATCGCCGAGTTCGCCGGCCGCGTCAAACAGCCGGCGCCCAGCCCCCGGCTGAACGCGCTCACCGAGCGGGAACGCGAGGTGATGGTCCTGGTCGGCGCCGGCCTGACCAACGACGAGATCGCCCGCCGGCTGGTCCTCAGCCCGGCCACGGCCAAGACCCACGTCAGCCGGATCATGACCAAGCTGGCCGTCCGCGACCGCGCGCAGCTGGTGATCCTCGCGTACGAGACCGGCATGATCACCCCCGGCTGGATGAGCTGA